The DNA region CGGCCTGCGTCAGCTGTGCTTTGGCGGTGAGATAGGTATTCTCAGCCGTTTTCAGACTGAACTCTGAAACCACTTTCTGTGCATACAACTCTTTATTGCTGTTGTAGGTGAGTTCGGCAGTCGCCATTGCAGCACGTGCGGCTTCCACATTAGCAACGGCAGTCTTGAGCGCAGCCCTGTAGGGAATCTGATCGATAACGAAAAGCAACTGTCCACGGCGCACCGTCTGCCCTTCAGTCACGCACAGTTTTTCGATAGTACCCGACACTTGCGGATAGATGTCAATGTCCTGCCGTCCACGGATAGTGGCCGAATACGAAGTGGAAAGCTCTTTATCCGCCGCTTTTACTTCCATTATTGCATAAGAAGGTTTCACTCCCGCATCCGTTGCCTGTTTGCAAGATGCCATCCACACTGTACAACCGACAATCCCTATCAGCCGTAACCATTTTTTGTTCACTGTAATCATACTTACTCTAATTGTCTTTTTATTAAAACTGGGACAAATGTAGGAGAAAGGAACAAAGCCATAGTGATCAATTTTCCCCCAAGAATGTCCCATTTTCATTATTTGTCACTTTTAAAGCTAACTAATTATCAATAAGCATCATATAGAACAATATTAAAGGATAATAGGACATCCTGTTTTCCCCATAATTTACCAACTTTGCAAAAAGAAAAATGAAATAATATGGAAAAAGAGAACATTAAGACCGTAACCATAGAAGACTTTAAGAACAGTCAGCATATTCTTGACTATATAGATGATGACTTTGCTATAGTCAACAGTCTGGATGGAATACCTTATAGTAATGAGGTTGTCAGACTGGAATGTTTCCTTATTGCCGTTTGTATAGAGGGGTGCATACAACTGGATGTCAATAACCGGACTTACCAGCTACAGCCGGGCGACTTACTGCTTGGCCTTCCCAACACCATTATCGGACACACATTGATGAGTCCTAAATATAAGATAAGGCTTGCGGGATTCTCCACCCGATTCCTGCAACGTATCCTCAAAATAGAAAAAGATACGTGGGATACTGCCATCCATATCCACAACAATCCGGTGAAATCTGTGAACAGGGAAAGTAATAACACCATTTTTAAACACTATGGAGACTTAATCCTGGCGAAAATTAACGATGAACCCCATTGTTATCATAAAGCGGTGGTGCAGCATCTGTTTGCCGCTATCTTTTGCGAAATGATGGGTTACCTCAACAAAGAAATCGCCGATTCGGAGAAAGCCAAACTATCGAAAGAGGGCATCAAGCAGGCCGACCATATTCTACGGAAGTTCATGGAACTGCTGTCGAAAGACAATGGTATGCACCGCTCAGTAACTTACTTTGCCGATGCACTTTGCTATACGCCCAAACACTTTTCGAAAGTCATCAAGCAGGCATGCGGGAGGGCTCCTCTGGATTTGATAAATGAGACTGCGATAGAGCACATCAAATACCGACTGAAGCATTCGGACAAGTCTATCAAAGAGATTGCGGAAGAATTCAACTTCCCAAATCAATCTTTCTTCGGGAAATACGTTAAAGGACACTTGGGGACATCACCCATTCGCTATCGGAGCACAAAAGAGGAATAATTTTCATTTCGGTATAGAAATGAGATAAATGATTTTAGCCTATGTATTCAATCTCTTAGACGCAAATGACACGGATTTAAAGGCTGCGCTGTCACATCAATAAATAAAAAATCTGCGTCATCCGCGTCATCCGCGTCTAAAAAATAAATCAGCACTTCATTCAAAACCCGTCAGAAACGCGTAAAACCAGAGCTAAGTCAGCCTCATGAAGGAATACGTAAGTCGCTGACTGGATGAATGGTTGGTGTTCCACCTTGCTCAGTCGTAGTGGAACGCTCATTCAGTCGTTATGGGAAATGCTTTCTGTCGTTATGGGAAATAGGTTCAGTCGTTATGGGAATGTACCTCTGTTATTATGGGAGCATCCCCCGATGCGGACTTGGATACGACTCACTAAATAAATATTTACCTCAAAACCGAAAAGAAATGAGTTTTCACCACAGAGTAACACAGAGTATCACGGAGTTCTATTCTTTTGATTTCAATTTGATTAAACTCTGTGAGACTCTGTGGTGGATTAATTCATAACACTCCTAAAAGAAACGAATAAGAGCTTTTTCCGTTATGAAGTAAAACAGCTTTTATTGAATCTATTTGCCCACTTTATTTGTTACTTATCTGAACAATTAGTAACAATCCCCGATTATGAAATATAAATCCTTGTCCTTATTAATTATAGTATTGTTTTCTGCCTGTACGCTCGGAGCACAGAATCGTAAGAAAGTAGGAATAGTATTGAGTGGCGGCGGCGCCAAAGGAGTAGCGCACATTGGAGCACTGAAAGTGATAGAGGAAGCCGGTATTCCGATAGACTATGTAGTGGGCACCAGTATGGGCGCCATCGTGGGCGGCCTGTACTCCATAGGCTACACCCCGCAACAACTGGACAGCATTGTCAATGCACAAGACTGGAAATATCTGCTTTCCGATGCCCTTGATCCGGAAACCACACTGCTGAGCGAAAAGCTAAGAGAAGAACAATATCTGTTGTCTGTACCAATTGCAGGGAAATCGGCACATGTATCCGATGCCGGAATTATTAAAGGAAGAAATATCTCCCGGCTACTCTCCGAACTGACAGTGGGATATCACGACTCAATTTCTTTCAACCGGATGCCTATTCCATTCGCCTGTGTATCGGACAACATCGTGAATGGCAGCAAAGTCGTTTTCCACAACGGTATTCTGGCAACTGCCATGCGCGCCAGTATGTCCATTCCGGGAGTATTCGCCCCTGTTTATCTCAATGGCATGGTATTGGTGGACGGCGGACTGACGGATAATTATCCCGTAGACATTGCCCGGCAGATGGGAGCGGAAATTATTATCGGAGTCGATGTACAAAATCCGTTGATGAAAGCGGATGAGCTGACAAGTATGTCGAATGTACTCGGGCAAATTCTGAATCTGGTGGGAGAAGAGAGTTACAGGAAAAATGTAAAGGACAGCAATATCCATATTCAGGTAGATGTAGACGGTTATTCAGCGGCAAGCTTCAACCACGAGGCATTGGATACCCTGATGCGCAGAGGTAAAGAAGCCGCCATGAAAGACTGGGGTAAGCTGATTGCACTGAAAAAAGAAATAGGTATCCGTGCGAATTACCGGCCGGAATATCCCGGGCCGTTCAAAATACCAACACAGGCTATACTGGATACGATACCTTCCGTAGCACAAATCACTCCCCATGAAAAGCCAGTCAATACGATAAATATTGGAGGACGGTTTGATAATGAAGAACTGGCAGTATTGTTATTGAATGCGAGGGGTTATTTCGGAGTACAGAAGAAATCGCAATTAAGCCTCACTACCCGGTTGGGAAAGCGGACCTTTGGAAGGCTTGAATATACTTACTCACCACAAAAAAGCTGGAATATAAATACAGGATATCAGATAGGATACAATGATTTTAATCTTTACGAAGAAGGTAAGCGACTGATGAACCTGACCTACGTGCATCACATGGCTTGGGTCGGATTCACGAAGAGCTGGTATAAAATGCTTGTTAAGGCGGGAATCCACTTCGAGAAGTTCAATTACCATGACTGGCCCTCGGGACCGGACGTTTCCATTACGAGATCCAGTGACAAGGCTTTGCTCAGTTATCAGGCGAGTATCATGTACAATAGTCTGAATAATCAGCGATTCTCTACTCAAGGAATGGAATGGGAAGCAGCGTACAGACTCTATACAGATAACATGGTGACGTATGGTTCGAACAGTCCCGTGTCCGTATTCCAAACTCATTGGAGCGGATATTTCTCACCGAACCGGGTGTTCACCATAATACCATCGGTGTATGGAAGGGTAGTTGGGAAGAATACGCAGTCATTGGCCATATCCAACTTCGTGGGCGGTAATGTACCGGGACGGTATATGGAACAACAGATTCCTTTTACAGGTATCAATCACATCGAAATAAGTCCGGATGCCATCTTGACAGGAATGTTGGGAGTCAGGGCAAGAACTTACAAGAATCAATATATCATAGTTCGGGGCAGTTACGGGCGGATAGCCAACAAGATAGAGAATCTATTTGGCGGAACAAATACACATGGATTGGCAGGCGGCAGTATAGGGTATTGCTACAATAGTATCATAGGGCCTATCGAGGCGGAACTCAACTATTCCAATCAATCAAAGAAGTTGGGATATTATATTGGAGTGGGATTTACGTTTTAACGTTATTCTTTCGCCTCCTCCTGTGGAATGCGGATAGCTGTGTACAGCTCCAGTACAGCAGCAACCGTCAGACATACAATCCATTCGTTTCCATGAGTAAAGAACATGAATGCACCCGTAAGTACCAGCAGCAACGCGCCGAATATTTGTTGGCGCCGAAGACGCTTCACAGTGGCTCTATTGCTCTTGGAAGGTGAATTGATCTGTGCCAACGCCACCATAGTGGCACCAATCGTATAAACATAGGGAGCAGGCTCCCAACCGGTAATATAGACGGCAGCACCAAACAGCACCATCAAAGCGCCTACAGTAAACAAAGCAGGTATCAGGGATTTCATTTTTCGATGTCTTCTTCAAATACGTAAATATCCTCATTCGGTTTCTTCATCAGGTACTTCTCACGCGCTATGCGTTCGATGGCACCGGAGTCCACAGCCAGTTCATTCAACCGCTCTGTGTTCTCTTCATATTCTGCCCGGTATTTCTCTATCTCATTATTCAAACGGCTGATTTCATTCGCATAGCCCATGCGGCGCACAATGCTGTTCTCGTCCAGAAAACCGACAATAACCACAAACACCACAAGCGTAATCAGATATTTACGCCTGCAGACAAAGGCCCAAAGTGTCGCTAATTTATCCATTGATAAACAAATTAAAGAATGAAAGAATTAATTATTAAAGAAGCCCGGGAGAGATTCTTCGCCCACAAAGATAAGAGGAATAACTGAGAAATTCCTTTTTTTTGTGTACATTTGCACAAATTGTAACGGACAAGAATATCCCAAATCATGGAAAACTATATCGTATCGGCACGAAAATACCGCCCTACCACCTTTGAGTCGGTAGTGGGACAACGTGCCCTGACCACTACGCTGAAGAATGCCATTGCCACCGGCAAACTGGCACATGCTTACCTGTTCTGCGGTCCGCGCGGCGTGGGAAAAACCACTTGCGCCCGTATTTTCGCCAAGACCATCAACTGTATGACTCCCACGGCTGATGGAGAAGCGTGTAACCAATGCGAATCATGTACGGCATTCAACGAACAGCGTTCATACAATATTCATGAACTGGATGCCGCGTCCAACAACTCCGTAGACGATATCCGCCAGCTGGTAGAGCAGGTACGCATTCCGCCCCAGATAGGTAAATATAAGGTATATATCATCGATGAGGTACACATGTTGTCTGCCTCGGCTTTCAATGCTTTCCTGAAAACGCTGGAAGAACCGCCTCGCCACGCCATCTTCATTCTGGCTACTACGGAGAAGCATAAGATTTTGCCAACCATCCTTTCCCGCTGCCAAATCTATGATTTTAACCGTATCGGTGTGGAAGACACCGTTGCCCATCTGGCATACGTAGCGTCGAAGGAAGGAATTACCGCCGAACCGGAAGCACTGAATGTGATTGCCCTGAAAGCTGACGGTGGTATGCGTGATGCCTTGTCTATCTTCGACCAAGTGGTCAGCTTTACCGGCGGACACATCAGCTATAAGAGCGTAATCGAGAACTTGAATGTACTAGACTACGAATATTATTTCCGGCTAACAGATCATTTTCTGGCAAACCAGGTCAGCGATGCTTTACTGCTGCTGAATGATGTGCTGAATAAAGGATTCGATGCCAGTCACTTTGTAACAGGACTGTCTTCTCACTTCCGCGACCTGTTGGTAAGCAAAGACCCCGCCACACTGGCATTGCTCGAAGTAGGTGCCAGCATTCGCGAACGTTACCAGTCTCAGGCACAGAAGTGTCCGTTGCCCTTCCTTTACCGGGCTATGAAACTCTGCAACGATTGTGATCTGAACTACCGTGCCAGCAAAAATAAGCGCTTGCTGGTGGAACTGACTCTGATTCAGGTAGCCCAGCTTACCGCCGAGGGGGACGATGCAGGCGGTGGGCGTGGCCCTAAACAATCTATCAAACCCATATTCTCGCAGTCTGCCGCCGCTCAGCAGCCACAGGCCGCAAATGCTATGCCCCAACAGCCGGCTACAACCGCTGCTCCGGCACAGCCCCGACCTGTACAACAAGCTCCCGCAGCCCAGGCTGCCCCTCTCTCGCCGGAAGTTCAGCAAGCTTTTAGCTCGCAGACGACCATGCGCCCCACTCCTACTGCCGTATTGATGGCGCAAGGAAAAGAGGAAAAGAAAATACCGGTCATGAAAATGTCCGGTCTGGGTGTTTCCATCAAGCATCCGCGGGCAGACGAAGAGCAACAGAAACGTACTGTTTCCACCGTTCAGCAGAATGTACAACCCGAAGAAGATTTCATCTTCAACGAGAAGGACGTGAACTACTATTGGCAGGAATATGCCGGTCGCTTGCCACAGGAGCAGACTGCTCTTGCCAAACGTATGCAAGTAATCCGCCTGACCATGCTGGATGCGACTACTTTCGAAGTTGTTGTAGAAAATGACATTGCAGCCAAAGAGTTTACCGACCTGATTCCTACCTTACAAGGTTACTTACGTAAACGGCTGAAAAACAGTAAGGCCACCATGACCGTCCGTGTCAGTGCCCCCACTGAAAAGGTACGTGCTTACAGTCGTGTAGAGAAATTTCAACTGATGGCTCAAAAGAACAATGCACTGTTACAACTGAAAGATGAGTTCGGTCTGGAGCTTTATTGATAATCATAAGTAAAAGATTGCATTATTTATTCAATAAATAATTTTGTTTTTTTAGTTTTATCACTACATTTGCGAATAAACTAATAAAATATCTTCTACTTTGAGAAAGATTGCTATTATATCGACAGTGGCTACTATTTTGCTCTTTTCCTTTGCGACGAGAACATACGCTACTCGTACAGACAATGAACATTTGTCTGCATTGCAATCACTTATCAGCAGAGAAATTCCTTACGATGCCAACACACCGATAGACAGCATTATCTCCTGGACAAATCAACTGGCTCCTACTCTGAAATTTCCCCGGACAGAAGAATCCTATTTCACCTTACTCTTATGGCAAGTAAGTGCATACATCATGCGAGGCGACCTCAGTCTGGCAGTAGACCGGGCACGGTATATGTACGAAAGTGCCAAAGATATGAACTCCAACTTCGGTATTGCCCTTGCCAATCAAGCCATCGGTCAGGCATATACTGCCTCTTACATACAGGACAAGGCGTTAAGTTCCTATCTGGATGCCTTGCACCACTTATCCCCGAATAATCCGCAAACTTATCGGCTCCTGGTGAAAATCTCCACTCTTTTGCAACAGATGAACCGACTGGAAGAGGCCATGACGTATGTAAATCCCCTGAACCAGCTTCTGGAACAGCAGCCCGAACATCCGCTCGCCATTCCCATACTCATAGAAAATGCTACTTACTATATTTCCTCGGGAGATCAGCAAACTGCGCTCCGATATCTGCAAAAGGCAGATTCCATATACCAAAACCATACTCACGAACCGGTCCATGGGTTCTCCATCGACTATTATACAGCAGCCTGCTACCGTGCATTGGCAGCAGATGATCATGACAAGCAAAAAGCAGACGAAGCACTTGCCCTTTACAATAAACTGCTCGAATTGGTTTCCGGCAACAAACGTTCCCTGGAGTATCGCTCCATTTCTGCCGAAAAGATATATTTGTATAAATTACTGGGGCGCTTTGATGAGGCTTGCCGGATATATCAGGAGTTATATACCGTTACTGACACCCTCGCTTCGAAAAGTTACATCCGCCAAATAAATGCATTGAAAGCAACCTATCAGATAGATGAACTGAAACTGGGGAATAAAGCACAGGAAAACAGAATTGTACTTGCTTCCATCTTCATAGGACTTGGATTATTGGCTTTCATCTCCATGTTAGCCGTATGGCAAAGAAAACAGAAAAAGAAAGTGGCACTATCCAAGAGAAATCTGGAACAGTCCCGATGGAACGCAGAGAGTGCAACGCGCGCAAAAAGTGTATTCTTGTCGAATATGAGCCATGAGATACGTACCCCTCTCAATGCTTTATCCGGTTTTTCTGCACTGCTGACCGAAGAAGGACTGGATGATGCCACTCGACTACAATGTACTGAGATTATTCAACAGAACTCTGAACTTCTATTAAAGCTGATAAATGATGTGATTGACCTGTCGAGCCTGGAATTCGGTAAGATGCAGTTCTCTATTGGAGAACATGATGCAGTAGCTATCTGTAGAAATGTTACTGACACAGTGGGTAAAGTGAAACAAACACAAGCGGAACTGCTGTTTGTAACCTCACTGGAAGAACTGAAAATAGAAACAGATGATTCCCGGTTACAGCAAGTGTTGATAAACCTGCTGATCAATGCAACTAAGTTCACAGCAGAAGGTGCCATCACACTGAAACTGGAAAAAAAATCGGATGACATGGCTCTATTCTCCGTTACAGACACCGGTTGCGGTATCCCGAAAGAAAAACAAGCTCATATATTTCAACGTTTCGAGAAGTTGGATGAGAACGCACAAGGAAGCGGACTCGGATTGTCTATCTGCCAACTAATTATAGAGCACATAGGAGGCAGGATATGGATTGATCCGGACTATGACGAAGGTTCCCGTTTCTTATTTACACACCCCATACGCCAGACAAAAGGCACACAAAAAAAGGAGGGTCGCACATGATAAAGCGTCTGATTATAGCACTGGCATTAGGCACTGGAATTTTATTCACCGCCAATGCCCAAAATAGCGCCGTTAAAGACAGCCTATTGCGCATTTACGTCACTGCGCCGCACGACTCTATGCGTCTGGATGTACTGCATGACATTGCCCGCCTGGACCAACAGACACCGGTATTCCTCTATTATGAGAATAAATTGCTGCAAGAGGCTACGGAGCAAAACAACCTGCGTTATCAGAGTCTTGCCACCTATGAGCATATCATCTACTTTTTCAATAAACTGGATCTGAAACGTGTAACGCAGTGGATGAACAGAATGGAAGTTTTGGCAGAGAAACATAATTATTACAATGATTACTTCAAAGCCAAGAAGTTACAGATTGAAATGTATACAATCAACCAGCAGATAGAACTTGCCATCCATGAAGCGAACATCATGTATGATAAAGCTAAAAAACT from Bacteroides sp. MSB163 includes:
- a CDS encoding AraC family transcriptional regulator; the encoded protein is MEKENIKTVTIEDFKNSQHILDYIDDDFAIVNSLDGIPYSNEVVRLECFLIAVCIEGCIQLDVNNRTYQLQPGDLLLGLPNTIIGHTLMSPKYKIRLAGFSTRFLQRILKIEKDTWDTAIHIHNNPVKSVNRESNNTIFKHYGDLILAKINDEPHCYHKAVVQHLFAAIFCEMMGYLNKEIADSEKAKLSKEGIKQADHILRKFMELLSKDNGMHRSVTYFADALCYTPKHFSKVIKQACGRAPLDLINETAIEHIKYRLKHSDKSIKEIAEEFNFPNQSFFGKYVKGHLGTSPIRYRSTKEE
- a CDS encoding patatin-like phospholipase family protein encodes the protein MKYKSLSLLIIVLFSACTLGAQNRKKVGIVLSGGGAKGVAHIGALKVIEEAGIPIDYVVGTSMGAIVGGLYSIGYTPQQLDSIVNAQDWKYLLSDALDPETTLLSEKLREEQYLLSVPIAGKSAHVSDAGIIKGRNISRLLSELTVGYHDSISFNRMPIPFACVSDNIVNGSKVVFHNGILATAMRASMSIPGVFAPVYLNGMVLVDGGLTDNYPVDIARQMGAEIIIGVDVQNPLMKADELTSMSNVLGQILNLVGEESYRKNVKDSNIHIQVDVDGYSAASFNHEALDTLMRRGKEAAMKDWGKLIALKKEIGIRANYRPEYPGPFKIPTQAILDTIPSVAQITPHEKPVNTINIGGRFDNEELAVLLLNARGYFGVQKKSQLSLTTRLGKRTFGRLEYTYSPQKSWNINTGYQIGYNDFNLYEEGKRLMNLTYVHHMAWVGFTKSWYKMLVKAGIHFEKFNYHDWPSGPDVSITRSSDKALLSYQASIMYNSLNNQRFSTQGMEWEAAYRLYTDNMVTYGSNSPVSVFQTHWSGYFSPNRVFTIIPSVYGRVVGKNTQSLAISNFVGGNVPGRYMEQQIPFTGINHIEISPDAILTGMLGVRARTYKNQYIIVRGSYGRIANKIENLFGGTNTHGLAGGSIGYCYNSIIGPIEAELNYSNQSKKLGYYIGVGFTF
- a CDS encoding FtsB family cell division protein — encoded protein: MDKLATLWAFVCRRKYLITLVVFVVIVGFLDENSIVRRMGYANEISRLNNEIEKYRAEYEENTERLNELAVDSGAIERIAREKYLMKKPNEDIYVFEEDIEK
- a CDS encoding DNA polymerase III subunit gamma/tau, giving the protein MENYIVSARKYRPTTFESVVGQRALTTTLKNAIATGKLAHAYLFCGPRGVGKTTCARIFAKTINCMTPTADGEACNQCESCTAFNEQRSYNIHELDAASNNSVDDIRQLVEQVRIPPQIGKYKVYIIDEVHMLSASAFNAFLKTLEEPPRHAIFILATTEKHKILPTILSRCQIYDFNRIGVEDTVAHLAYVASKEGITAEPEALNVIALKADGGMRDALSIFDQVVSFTGGHISYKSVIENLNVLDYEYYFRLTDHFLANQVSDALLLLNDVLNKGFDASHFVTGLSSHFRDLLVSKDPATLALLEVGASIRERYQSQAQKCPLPFLYRAMKLCNDCDLNYRASKNKRLLVELTLIQVAQLTAEGDDAGGGRGPKQSIKPIFSQSAAAQQPQAANAMPQQPATTAAPAQPRPVQQAPAAQAAPLSPEVQQAFSSQTTMRPTPTAVLMAQGKEEKKIPVMKMSGLGVSIKHPRADEEQQKRTVSTVQQNVQPEEDFIFNEKDVNYYWQEYAGRLPQEQTALAKRMQVIRLTMLDATTFEVVVENDIAAKEFTDLIPTLQGYLRKRLKNSKATMTVRVSAPTEKVRAYSRVEKFQLMAQKNNALLQLKDEFGLELY
- a CDS encoding tetratricopeptide repeat-containing sensor histidine kinase encodes the protein MRKIAIISTVATILLFSFATRTYATRTDNEHLSALQSLISREIPYDANTPIDSIISWTNQLAPTLKFPRTEESYFTLLLWQVSAYIMRGDLSLAVDRARYMYESAKDMNSNFGIALANQAIGQAYTASYIQDKALSSYLDALHHLSPNNPQTYRLLVKISTLLQQMNRLEEAMTYVNPLNQLLEQQPEHPLAIPILIENATYYISSGDQQTALRYLQKADSIYQNHTHEPVHGFSIDYYTAACYRALAADDHDKQKADEALALYNKLLELVSGNKRSLEYRSISAEKIYLYKLLGRFDEACRIYQELYTVTDTLASKSYIRQINALKATYQIDELKLGNKAQENRIVLASIFIGLGLLAFISMLAVWQRKQKKKVALSKRNLEQSRWNAESATRAKSVFLSNMSHEIRTPLNALSGFSALLTEEGLDDATRLQCTEIIQQNSELLLKLINDVIDLSSLEFGKMQFSIGEHDAVAICRNVTDTVGKVKQTQAELLFVTSLEELKIETDDSRLQQVLINLLINATKFTAEGAITLKLEKKSDDMALFSVTDTGCGIPKEKQAHIFQRFEKLDENAQGSGLGLSICQLIIEHIGGRIWIDPDYDEGSRFLFTHPIRQTKGTQKKEGRT